From Erigeron canadensis isolate Cc75 chromosome 8, C_canadensis_v1, whole genome shotgun sequence, one genomic window encodes:
- the LOC122579795 gene encoding transcription factor bHLH93-like, producing MENHNSQGQGLLEDLLTPITNTWTTFCNNQDSTLFPSVFDNNFNEEEDSFLASNSSFLQLISSSLQPTFPNYDISSYSSYEQQVFDYEYDDKPIPMVGFPTMLEQEDDKNHEKHDQVVVSDNYQVQDVFSIGQKESKSKKVDGQPSKNLMAERRRRKRLNDRLSMLRSIVPRISKMDRTSILGDTIEYMKELQEKIRNLKAQDLELVSNSLNWMVNNNKDLKMNEAQARNIAKFEVERRNVDTRIQISCSTKPGLLLSTMNTIETLGLDIQQCVISSFGDFNLQASCSEALENRVMMSSDEIKQILFRNAGYGGKGL from the exons ATGGAGAATCACAATAGTCAAGGACAAGGTCTTCTTGAAGATCTTTTGACTCCAATCACAAATACTTGGACGACATTTTGTAATAATCAAGATTCTACTTTATTCCCTAGTGTTTTTGACAACAATtttaatgaagaagaagattcaTTTCTAGCTTCTAATTCTTCATTCTTACAActcatttcatcttctttgcAACCCACTTTTCCAAATTATGACATTTCGAGTTATTCGTCATATGAACAACAAGTCTTTGATTATGAATATGATGATAAACCAATACCAATGGTTGGATTTCCAACAATGTTGGAACAAGAGGATGACAAGAATCATGAAAAACATGATCAAGTGGTTGTTTCTGATAATTATCAAGTCCAAGATGTTTTTAGTATTGGACAAAAGGAAAGTAAATCTAAGAAGGTTGATGGGCAGCCCTCGAAGAATTTAATGGCAGAAAGAAGGCGAAGGAAGCGGTTAAATGATCGCCTTTCGATGCTTAGATCAATTGTTCCAAGAATAAGCAAG atggatAGGACATCAATACTTGGGGATACAATAGAGTATATGAAAGAGCTACAAGAAAAGATCCGCAATCTAAAAGCACAAGATTTGGAGTTGGTTTCAAATAGCTTGAATTGGATGGTAAACAATAATAAAGACTTAAAAATGAATGAAGCACAAGCAAGAAATATAGCAAAG TTTGAAGTGGAGAGGAGAAACGTCGATACTCGGATTCAGATAAGCTGCTCTACGAAACCCGGGTTGCTATTATCAACAATGAACACAATTGAAACACTAGGACTAGACATTCAACAATGTGTCATTAGTTCTTTTGGTGATTTTAACCTTCAAGCTTCTTGTTCTGAG gcATTGGAAAATCGAGTGATGATGAGTTCCGACGAGATTAAACAAATCTTATTCAGAAATGCAGGTTATGGAGGAAAAGGCCTCTAA